CTCCAGCAGGGCGACGAGATCCTCGTCACCACGGCGCAGGGCGAGTTCACCTACGAGGTCGAGTTCACCCAGATCGTCACCCCCACCCAGTGGGAGGTGGTCGCCCCCACCGAGGACGCCCAGCTGACGCTCACGTCCTGCAACCCCCGCTACAGCAGCCGCCAGCGCATCGTCGTGCGGGCCAAGCTCGAGGGCGAGCCGGCGCCGGGCCCGCCGGCCGGGCAGCAGGCCGAGCCGGGCGTGGACGCCAGCGGGGCGACCACCGGCACCCCCCACCTCGTCGCCCAGGTGTACCTGGACGACGACGGCGGCGACCCGGCGGCCGTGCGCCCGTCGATCCTGCTCGCCATCGCCTGCGCCGTCGTGTGGGCCGGGTTCTGGGTGCTCGGCCGGATGTGGCGGCGGTGGCCGGCCTACGTGCTCGGCGCCCCCGTGTTCCTCGCCGCGCTGTTCCTGTTCTTCACGCAGTTCTCCCGGCTGCTGCCGGCCAGCTACTGACCCGTGCGCCGCGCCGCCGCCGCCCTCGTCGTCGCGGCCGCGCTCGTCGCCGGCGGGTGCAGCGGCGACGACGGTGACTCCCAGCCGGCGGCCGGCTCGCCCTCGACCACGCCGACCACGGCGGCGAGCACGACGACGACGGCCACCGGCCCGCTCGTGCCCGTCGTCGACCTGGGCGTCGGCGACTGCTTCGACGAGGGCGAGGTCCGCAGCGACGAGCCGTCCCTGCTCCAGCAGGTGCACGCCGTCGACTGCGACGAGCCCCACCGCAACGAGGTGTACGCCGTCGTGCCCTACGACGAGGGCGGCGACGCCTACCCGGGCAACGGGCCGCTGGCCGAGTTCGCGCAGGACCGCTGCGTCAGCGCCTTCGAGGACGCCCTCGGGACGACCGCGGACCGCACGCCGTACGGGATCGGCACCGTCTACCCGGACGAGGAGAGCTGGGCCACCGGCGACCGCGCCGTCGTCTGCGTCCTGTTCGACGCCGGCGACGCCCCGCTCGAGGGCCCGGTCGCTACGCTCCCCTGAACGTCGGGGACCGGCGCTCGGCAAAGGCGGCCCTGCCCTCGCGCAGGTCGGCGCTGGCCCAGGCCCGGCGGAAGGCGGCGGCCACCTCGGGGTCGTCGCCCACGGCCGGCTCCAGCCGGTTCAGCGCCAGCTTGTGGCCGGCGACGGTGAGCGGGGCGAGGGCCGCGACGTCGTCGGCCCAGGCGAGGGCGTCGTCCAGCCCGCCGACCCGGTGGACCAGCCCGGCCCGCAGCGCCTCCTCGCCGTTCACGGTCTCGGCGGCGAGCAGCATGGCCCTCGCCAGGCCGGGGCCGGCGGCGAGCGACAGGCGCTGCACCGTCCAGGCGTCGACCATCAGGCCGAGCTTGGCGGCCGGGATGCCGAAGCGGGCGGCCGGGGTCGCCACCCGCAGGTCGCAGGCGACGGCCAGCTGGGTGCCGGCGCCGAGGGCGGCGCCGTCGACGGCGGCGATCGTGGCGAAGGGGGCGTCGCGGAGGGCGACCAGCGCCGTGCGGAGCACGTCGGCGAAGCGCTCGTCCTCGAGCGTGGTCAGGTCGGCCCCGGCGCAGAAGTGGCCGCCGGCCCCGGTGAGGACGAGCGCCCGGCAGTCGGCCGCCCCGACGGCGGCGGCGATCCCCTCCAGCGCCTCCCGGTCGACGGCGTTGCGGCGCTCCTGGCGGTCGATGGTGACGAGGACGACCCCGCCCCGGTCCTCGACGTGGATCACGTCAGCCGGGCTCGACGACGGCGACGACGTCGCCCTCGGCCACCTGGTCCTTCGCCGCCACCCTGACCTCGGTGACCGTGCCGGCCGTCGGCGCCGTCACCGGGATCTCCATCTTCATGGACTCGAGGACGACGAGCTCGTCGCCCTCCTCGACGTGCTGGCCGACCTCGACCCGCACCTGCCAGACGTTGGCGGTGATCTCAGCCCTGACCTCGGCCATGGGCGGGCACACTAGCGACGTGCTGGTCTACCTCCTCGGCCTCCTGATCTCGGGGCTGATCATCGGCGCGCTCGGCCGGCTGGCCGTCCCCGGCCCGAACCCGATGGGCTGCCTCGGCACCGCGCTCGTCGGCATCGGCGGGTCGCTCGTCGGCGGCATCGTCGGCCGGCTGCTCTTCGGCGAGAACTACACGCCGGGGCTGATCATGTCCGTGCTGTGCGCGGCGCTGATCGTCTGGCTGGTGGAGCGGGCCAGGGCCTAGACCGGCAGCACCCCGTGCTTGCGCCACGGGCGGGGCACCTGCTTGGTGCGGTTGGCCCGCAGGCCCCGCCAGATGGCGAGGCGGGTGTCGGCCGGGTCGATCACGTCGTCCACGGCTGCATGCCCGGCGGCGATGTAGGGGTCGATGTTGCGCCGCAGCTCGTCGGCCATGGCGATGCGGGCGGCGTCGCGCTCGTCGCCCTCGGGGTAGCGCTCGAGCTCCTTGCGCCGGATGATGTTGACCATCCCGTCGGGGCCCATGACCGCGATCTCGGCCGTCGGCCAGATGGCGACGTAGTCGGCCTCGTAGGCGGTGCCGTTCATCACGAAGTAGCCGGCGCCGTAGCTCTTGCGCAGCACGATGCTGACCTTCGGCACCGTCGCCTCGCTGACCGCGAACAGCATCTTGGCGCCGTGGCGGATGATCCCCTGGCGCTCGACGGCGGAGCCGACGATGAACCCGGGCACGTCGTGGAGGAACACGAGCGGGATGCCGAACGCGTCGCACAGCCACACGAACCGGGCCGCCTTGTCGGCCGCGTTCACGTCGAGCGCGCCGCCGAGGACCATCGGCTGGTTGGCGAGGACGCCGACGGGCTGGCCGCCCACCCTCGCCAGCCCGACGACCAGGTTGCGGGCCCACGCCGGCTTGAGCTCGAAGAAGTCGCCGTGGTCGACGACGGCCCGCACCACCCTGCGCACGTCGTAGGCCCGCCGGGGCGCGGTCGGCACCACGTCGTACAGCTCCTCGACCCTGCGGTCGACGGGGTCGTCGCACTCGGCGACCGGCGGGGGCTCGGTGTTGCTCGCCGGGAAGAACGACAGGTAGCGGCGCACGGTGGCCAGGCACTCGGCGTCGTCGGCCACCTCGAGGTCGGCGACGCCGCTCACCTTCGTGTGCACCTCCGAGCCGCCCATCTCCTCCTCGGTCACGTCCTCGCCGGTCGCCGCCTTCACGAGGTGGCGCCCGCCGAGGGCCATGGACGACGTGCCCTTCACCATCGGCACGAAGTCGGCGAGGGCCGGGATGTAGGCCGTGCCGGCCGCGCAGTGGCCCAGCATGGCGGCCACCTGGGGCACCACGCCGGACAGCGCCACCTGCTCCCGGAACAGCGCGCCGGCGCCGGCGAAGGTCGACCCGGTGGTCGACTGGATGCGGGCGCCGCCCGAGTCGAGCAGCCAGACGACGGGGATGCGCTGGCGCAGGGCCAGCTCCCGCATCCGGGCCGTCTTGTGCTCGCCGACCGCGCCCATCGACCCGGCCATCACCGTGAAGTCGTAGGCGACGACGGCAACCCGCCGGCCGTCGACCTCGCCGACGCCGGTGACGACGCCGTCGGCCGCGAGGTGGCCCTTGTCGGCGAGGGCCGGGTCCATGGCGTCGGCCAGCTGGCCGTACTCGACGAACGTGCCCGGGTCGACGAGGAGGTCGAGGCGCTCGCGGACGGGCAGCTTGCCGAGGCTGCGCTGGCGGGCCACCCGCTCGGGCCCGCCCATGCCGGCGGCCCGCTCCCGGCGGGCGGCCAGGTCCTCGACGAGCGGCTTCCAGTCGTGCAGGTTCGGCTGGTCAGGCACCGTCGGCCTCCGTCGCCGCCCGCCGGGACGCGGCCCACGCCTCCCACGCGTGGCGGCACTGGGCCCGGCGGTTGAGCCTGGCCTCGAGGTCGCTCGCCCGCCGGATCGGGTGGCGCAGCCCGCGGCGCCGGCGGCGGGGCGGCGCCTTGGCCTCGGCCTCGCTCTCGTACCAGAGGCGCTGGGCGTCGAGCGACGTCACCCCGTCCACGCCGAGGTCGGTGCCGACCCTGATGATCTCGTCGATCGCCCGCACGAGGAGCCTGGGGTCGTCGGCGAAGCCGGGGACGGACTCGGCCAGCCACGACGCCTGCTGCACCATCGACGTCACCGCGGTGCGGGCCTCGTGGAGCGGCGCGCCGGTCAGCTCCTGGTGGCGGCGGACGGCCGCCTCCCAGCGCCGGCGGTAGGCGGCCGGGTCCCAGCGGCGGCGGGGGACGGGCGCCTCCCGGCCGCTGACGGCCGCGGTCAGCGCCGCCGTCCTCGCCACCACCGACCCGATCAGCCGGCGCAGCGGCGCCAGCGGGTCGTCCCCGTCGAGCGCCTCGCGGGTGCTCACCGCCCCCTCCACACCGGCCGCCGCTTCTCGGCGAAGGCGGCGATGCCCTCGGCCGCGTCCTCGGTCGCCGCCGTCACCGTGAGCATCGGGTGGAGCAGGCGGAGCGCGTCCTCGGCGGCCAGGTCCCACACGGCGTGGAACGAGTCGCGCCCGAGCCGCATCACGGCCGGCGACTTGGCGGCCAGCGACGCGGCCAGCTCGTCCACGGCCGCGTCCAGCCCGTCGACCGGCACCACCCTCGTGACGAACCCGATGCGGTCGGCCTCCTCGGCCGTCACCCGGCGGCCGGTCATCATCAGCTCCAGCGCCTTCTTCGGCGGCATGGACCGGCACAGCGGCACCGTGATCATGAACGGCCAGAGGCCGACGTCGATCTCGGGGGTGCCGAAGGTGGCGTCGTCGGCGGCGACGACGAGGTCGCAGGCGAGGGCCAGGCCGAACCCGCCGGCCAGCGCGTAGCCCCGCACCCTGGCGATGGTCGGCTTGCCCAGCTCCCAGAGGTCGCGGAACAGCCGGGCCAGCTCGCCCCTGGCGTCGTGCAGCGCCGTCCAGCCCGAGTCGCCGCCCGCCATCCCGCCGAGGTCGGCGCCCGCGCAGAACGCCTTCTCCCCCGCGCCGGTGAGGACGACGACCCGCACGTCGGCGTCCTCCCTGGCCGCCCGCAGGGCGGACCGCAGCTCGGCCATGACCGCCCACGACAGCGCGTTGCGGCGCTCCGGCCGGTTGATCGTCACGCGGGCCACGTGGTCGGCGACCTCGTAGAGCACGGCCTCTCCGGGCATGGGCGCCCAACCTACTGCGGCCCCGCGAGGGGGCTCGCGGGCGCCCGTCTAGCGTTGTCCGGATGGTCCTCGCCCCCCTCGCCGTGCTGGTCGGCGCGCTCGCCGGCCTGGTCGCCCGCCCGGGCGGCCGGCGGCCGCCGAGGGTGCGGGCGGCGGCCGTGGTGCTCGGCGGGGCGGCGCTCCAGGTGGCCATCGAGGTCACCGGCGTGGACGTCCCCGGCGGGCTCGCCGCGCTCGCCGCCGTCGCCCTCCTGGCCGGCACGCTCGCCAACCTCCGCCTGGTCGGCGCGCCGGTCGTCGCCCTCGGCCTCGCCGCCAACCTCGCCGTCCTCGCCCTCAACGGCCACGTGCCCGAGCGCCCGCCGACCGGCGGCGCGCTGGCCGAGCCCGGCACCCGCCTGGGCGTCCTCGGCCACGTCGTCCCCGTGCCCGGGGTCGACCTGCTCGTGTCCTTCGGCGACCTCGTCGCCCTCAC
The DNA window shown above is from Acidimicrobiales bacterium and carries:
- a CDS encoding septum formation family protein, which encodes MRRAAAALVVAAALVAGGCSGDDGDSQPAAGSPSTTPTTAASTTTTATGPLVPVVDLGVGDCFDEGEVRSDEPSLLQQVHAVDCDEPHRNEVYAVVPYDEGGDAYPGNGPLAEFAQDRCVSAFEDALGTTADRTPYGIGTVYPDEESWATGDRAVVCVLFDAGDAPLEGPVATLP
- a CDS encoding enoyl-CoA hydratase-related protein; protein product: MIHVEDRGGVVLVTIDRQERRNAVDREALEGIAAAVGAADCRALVLTGAGGHFCAGADLTTLEDERFADVLRTALVALRDAPFATIAAVDGAALGAGTQLAVACDLRVATPAARFGIPAAKLGLMVDAWTVQRLSLAAGPGLARAMLLAAETVNGEEALRAGLVHRVGGLDDALAWADDVAALAPLTVAGHKLALNRLEPAVGDDPEVAAAFRRAWASADLREGRAAFAERRSPTFRGA
- a CDS encoding biotin/lipoyl-binding carrier protein, with amino-acid sequence MAEVRAEITANVWQVRVEVGQHVEEGDELVVLESMKMEIPVTAPTAGTVTEVRVAAKDQVAEGDVVAVVEPG
- a CDS encoding acyl-CoA carboxylase subunit beta, with the protein product MPDQPNLHDWKPLVEDLAARRERAAGMGGPERVARQRSLGKLPVRERLDLLVDPGTFVEYGQLADAMDPALADKGHLAADGVVTGVGEVDGRRVAVVAYDFTVMAGSMGAVGEHKTARMRELALRQRIPVVWLLDSGGARIQSTTGSTFAGAGALFREQVALSGVVPQVAAMLGHCAAGTAYIPALADFVPMVKGTSSMALGGRHLVKAATGEDVTEEEMGGSEVHTKVSGVADLEVADDAECLATVRRYLSFFPASNTEPPPVAECDDPVDRRVEELYDVVPTAPRRAYDVRRVVRAVVDHGDFFELKPAWARNLVVGLARVGGQPVGVLANQPMVLGGALDVNAADKAARFVWLCDAFGIPLVFLHDVPGFIVGSAVERQGIIRHGAKMLFAVSEATVPKVSIVLRKSYGAGYFVMNGTAYEADYVAIWPTAEIAVMGPDGMVNIIRRKELERYPEGDERDAARIAMADELRRNIDPYIAAGHAAVDDVIDPADTRLAIWRGLRANRTKQVPRPWRKHGVLPV
- a CDS encoding enoyl-CoA hydratase-related protein, translating into MPGEAVLYEVADHVARVTINRPERRNALSWAVMAELRSALRAAREDADVRVVVLTGAGEKAFCAGADLGGMAGGDSGWTALHDARGELARLFRDLWELGKPTIARVRGYALAGGFGLALACDLVVAADDATFGTPEIDVGLWPFMITVPLCRSMPPKKALELMMTGRRVTAEEADRIGFVTRVVPVDGLDAAVDELAASLAAKSPAVMRLGRDSFHAVWDLAAEDALRLLHPMLTVTAATEDAAEGIAAFAEKRRPVWRGR